The Fusobacterium perfoetens sequence ACACTTTACAAAATAGTAATATTAAAAAAGCTCTCTTTATATCTCCCATTCTTGATATGAAGCAACTTATTTTAAATATGATGAATTGGGCAAATGTAAGTGAAGAAATTCTTTGTGAGAAAAAAGAAATTCCTACTGATTTTAAAGAGACATTATCTTGGAAATATCTGTGTTTTGTGAGAGAAAATCCAATAATATGGAATATTCCTACTGAAATTTTATATGCAGAAAAAGACAATTTAACTTCACATGAAACAGTAGATAAATTTATCAAAAATCATAATGCTCATTTTACTGTAATGGAAAATGGAGAGCATTAGTTTCACACTGAGGAACAACTTATATTTCTAAACAACTGGTTAAAACAATCTCTTTAATTTTAAAATATTTTTTTAGAAAAAATGCTGAGAAAAATTTTCTCAGCACTTTTATTTTTATTTAAACATATTTAAGAAGAAAGTGATAATAGCAGCATTTGTAAAGTTACTGATAAGACCACCTATTACTGGTACAACGAAGAAAGCGATTTTTGAATATCCGTATTTGTCACAAACAGTTTTCATTGTTGCCATTGATACTGGTACAGCTCCTAAACCAAATCCTGTATGTCCTACTGCCATAACTGCTGCGTCGTAGTTTTTTCCAAGTAATCTGAAAGAGATTAATACTGCGAAAAGTGATATAAATACTACTTGAGCTATAAGAAGTATAAACATTGGAATTGCAAGGTCAGCTAGTTGCCATAATTTCATAGTCATTATTGACATTGTAACAAACATTGCAAGAGAAATTTCTCCTAAAGTATCGATTGATTCATATAAAGCCTCATCTTCACCAATAAAGTTATCATAAACAAGTCTTATAATTAATCCACCTAACATACATAAAACATGGATAGGTAAGTTTACACCAGGTAAAACTCTTTTAAGGATAACAAGAAGTGTAGCTCCAAATCCACAAGCAATAAACATTAAACAAGCTGCATTTAAGCTTCTAGCTTTATTCATCACAAATTCTTTTTGATTAGCTTTTTCCATTTCAGCTATTTCTTCAGCAGTTGAGTTTCCTTTTAAACCATATTTTTGAACGATAGCATTTCCTAAAGGTCCACCAACGATACAACCAGAAATTAATCCAAATGTAGCAGCAGCAATAGCAACTTCAACAGCTCCAGTAGCTCCCATTTGTTCAGCGATAGGTGCAAATGAAGCAGCATTTCCGTGTCCACCAGTCATTGGGATAGAACCAGTCATAAGAGCGATCAAAGGTTTAATTCCTAAAACTTTTCCAAGTCCAACAGCCACAACATTTTGTAAAAATGCAGTTGCAGCAGCAAGAATTGAGAATATAACAATTAGTTTTCCACCTTTTTTAAGTAAGCTAAGTCCAGCAGCAGCTCCACTAGCAGCGAAGAATAAACAATAAAATAAAGTATTTGTAGTTTTACTATCAAATTTAAACTCCATAATTCCATTAACATATAACACACAAGCTATTATTGCAAATAAAAGCCCTCCAACAACAGCTGATGGTATACAATATTTTTTCAAAATAGGAAATTTCTTTCTTAAATAATCTCCTAACCAAATAAGTAAAACAGTGAACGCAAGTGTTTGGAACATATCCAATTTAATTTGTAACATTTTCTCTCCTTTTCTTTAATTAAAATTTATTTTTTTAAATACTTTTTTAAGTACTTACCTGTATAACTTTTTCTTGACCTAGCGACTTCTTCTGGAGTACCAATTTTTACAATAGTTCCTCCGCCGTTTCCACCCTCTGGGCCAATATCTATAATATAATCAGCTGTCTTTATAACATCTAAGTTATGTTCTATTACAACAACTGTATTTCCTTTTTCAACGAGTCTTTCTAAAACTTCTAATAATTTTTTTACATCATCAAAATGTAATCCTGTTGTAGGCTCATCTAAAATATAAATTGTTCTTCCAGAAGAAACTTTTGAAAGTTCTGTGGCAAGTTTAATTCTTTGTGCTTCTCCTCCTGATAAAGTTGTAGCTGGTTGACCTAGTTTTATATATCCAAGTCCCACATCAACTAAAACTTTTAATTTTCTTTCAAGAGATGGTACAGCTTTAAAAAATTCATAAGCTTCATTTATACTCATATCCAAAACATCTGATATGGTTTTTCCTTTATAATAGACCTCTAAAGTTTCTTTATTATATCTTTTTCCGTGACAAACATCACATTCTACATAGACATCTGGCAAAAAGTTCATCTCTATTTTTAAAATTCCAGCTCCTTGACAAGCCTCACATCTTCCACCTTTTACATTAAAAGAAAATCTTCCTTTTTCATACCCTTTCATCTTTGCATCTTTGGTTTGTGCAAAAATATCTCTTATCTCATCAAAAACTTTTGTATAAGTAGCTGGATTTGAACGAGGAGTTCTACCAATAGGTGTTTGATCTATATCAATAACTTTATCTAAATTTTCTACCCCCTCTATTTTATCATAGGCTAGTGGATAAAGTTTTCCATTGTTTAACTCATTAAATAAAATAGGATACAAGGTTTGATTTATTAGTGTAGATTTTCCACTTCCACTTACTCCTGTAACTACAGTCATAACTCCAAGAGGAATTTCCACATCAATATTTTTTAAATTATTTCCCTTTGCTCCAAAAAGTTTTATAGTTTTTTCAAAAGTTCTTCTTTTATCAGGAACTTCTATTTTTTTAGTTCCATTTAGATATTCTCCTGTCAAAGAGTTAGGATTATTTTTTATATCACTCGGTGTTCCAAATGCTACTAAATCTCCACCAAATTCTCCTGCCCCTCTTCCAAGGTCTAATATCCAATCAGCTTGATTCATTGTATCTTCGTCGTGTTCTACTACAACTAAAGTATTTCCAATATCTCTAAGTCTTGTTAAAGATTCCAAAAGTTTATCATTATCTCTTTGATGAAGTCCGATACTTGGTTCATCTAAAACATATAAAACTCCTGTAAGACCAGATCCAATCTGAGTAGCAAGTCTTATTCTTTGACTTTCTCCACCTGATAGAGTTTTTGTGGCTCTAAAAAGTGAAAGATAATCAAGTCCTACATTTATCATAAAATTAAGTCTTTCTCTTATCTCTTTTAATATCTCTTTAGATATTTTTTCCTGTTTTTCTGTAAGAGTTATTCCGTTAAAAAATTCCAAAGTCTCTTTTATACTCATCTCACAGATTTCAATAATGTTTTTTCCATTTATTGTTACTGCTAAAACCTCAGGTTTTAATCTTTTTCCGTGACAATATTTACACTCTTTTTCAATCATAAATTTATTTTCTATCTCTTCTTTTTGAGACTCTGAAAAACTTTCTTTATGTCTTTTTTCTAGCCCTTTGATTATTCCATGAAACTCTCTTAAACCGTGGAAAGAAAAATCTTTTCCCTCATAATCAAATCTATATCTTTTATCAGTTCCGTTAAAAATTATATCAATTTTTTCTTTTGATAAATCTTTCACTGGAATATCGCAATCTATATTAAAAGTTTTACACATAGCTTGGAACATTGCCCAAGTCCAACCTTTTCTGGTTGATGCTCCAGGAATATATATTCCCCCATCATTGATTGAAAGTTTTTTATCTATAATCAATTTATTTGGGTCTATCTCAAGATTTTGCCCAAGCCCATTACAATGTGGACAAGCTCCATAAGGTGCATTAAATGAAAAAAGTCTTGGAGTAAGTTCTGGAATGCTTACATCTTCGTGATAAGGGCAAGCATAGTTTTCACTGTAAAGATAGTCCTCACCATTTGAATTTATTATAACCTTTCCCTCTGAAAGTTCTGTAGCAGTTTCAACAGATTGATTAAGTCTAGTTTCAAACTCTCTATCACCTTTTTTTAAAACAAGTCTGTCTACTACAACTTCAATAGTATGTCTTTCGTTTTTATCAAGATTAATCTCATCTTCAAGATATAAAATCTCTCCGTTAACTCTAGCTCTTACAAAACCTTTTTTCACCAAGTTTAAAAATAGATTTTTATGAGTTCCTTTTTTCTCCTTAACCACTGGAGATAAAATTATAAGTTTTGATTTCTCATCAAATTTTTCTATTATACTATCAACTATCTCTTCAATACTTTTTCTATCCACTGGAGTTCCACAGATTGGGCAATGAGCTATACCTATATGAGCAAACAAAAGTCTCATATAATCATAAATCTCTGTTACAGTTCCAACTGTTGATCTTGGATTTTTATTAGTTGTCTTTTGCTCGATTGAGATTGCTGGTGAAAGTCCCTCGATAGAATCTACCTCAGGTTTTTTCATCTGTCCTATAAATTGTCTTGCATAAGCTGATAAACTTTCAACATATCTTCTTTGTCCCTCAGAATAAATTGTATCAAAAGCTAGTGATGATTTTCCACTTCCACTTACTCCTGTTACTACTACAAATTTATTTTTAGGAATTTCAACGTCGATATTTTTTAAATTATGTTCTCTCGCTCCTTTTATTATTAATTTATCTAACATTTTTTCACCTCATAAATATTTTACCACATCTTTAAATAAAATTATCTATAAAAAATTATATATATTTTATATTTATTTATTATTAATCATTTGATTTTAATATTTTTTATGTTATAATCTATGTATAATATTTTATAAAAGATTGGAGTAAAAAATGAAAATTTTAGGAATTGACCCCGGTACTGCCATAGTTGGTTTTTCTATCCTTGAATATGAAAACTCAAAAATAAATCTTATTGATTATGGTTGTATCTATACTGATAAAAATCTTCCTATGGAAGAACGTCTTTTAATAATTTTTAACGAACTTGAAAAAATTATCCAAAAATATTCTCCAGAACATATGGCTGTTGAAGAACTATTTTATTTTAAAAATAATAAAACTGTTATCTCTGTCGGAGAGGCTAGAGGTGTTATTTTATTAGCTGGTATGAAAAATAATCTGAAAATCTCTGAATACACTCCTCTTCAAGTAAAAATTGGTATCACTGGATATGGTAAAGCTGATAAAAAGCAAGTTCAGTTAATGGTAAAAACTCTTTTAAAACTTAAAGAGATTCCAAAACCTGATGACGCTGCTGATGCTATTGCAATAGCAATTACTCACATTAATTCTTTTAATAATTTACAGTTTAATACCTCTTTTTCATCAAATATCTCTACAAAAGCTCTTACAAAAACTAAAATGTCTGCAAAAGAATTTAGAGAACTTATGATTAACAAGTAAATTTTGGAATAAAAAAAGAACAGGTAACCTGTTCTTTTTTAGCTTTTATATTATTTAGCTTTGTTATAACGCTCAGCTACTAAATCCCAGTTTATTATTGTCATATATTTTTCTATGTAAGTTGGTCTTAAGTTTTGATAATCTATATAGTAAGCGTGTTCCCAAACGTCTATTGTTAAAAGAGGTACATAACCATCTTTTAATGGTGTTTCTTGATTAGCTGTTTTTATAACTTCTAACTTTCCATCTTTTAATACTAACCAAGCCCAACCAGAACCGAAAACTGTTGCTGCAGCTTTTTTAAACTCATCTATAAAGTTTTCAACACTTCCGAAATCTTCTACTATTTTATCTTTTAAATCTCCTTTAAGTTCTGTTGTATTTTGAGATGTTAAAGCTTCAAAGTAGAAATTGTGATTGTAAACTCCACCACCATTATTTGTTACTGGTGCAAGAAGATCTTTTGGAACTCTATCTAAATGAGATAAGATTTCTTCTAATTCTAGATTTTGTAATTCAGGTGCTTTTGATAAAGCATCATTTAAGTTATTTGTATAAGCATTTAAGTGTTTATCTTTGTGAAATTCTATTGTTGTTTTACTAATAACAGGTTCTAAAGCTGTGTACTCATAAGGTAACTCTCTTAAACTAAATGGATATTTTGACATATTAATTCCTCCTGTTTTCATTTTTGATTTTATTTTTCATCTTTTTTAAAATTGAAATCATTTCAATTTTTATAACCTATTGTAACATATTTTTCACTTTTTTACAAGTTTTTTATTTTATTTTTTTAAATTTTTCTATAAATTTTTTAAGAATAAAGGATTTTATGATGTAATTTATTATTTTTCGTAAATATTTTTATTAAAAAATTATTTTTTATTTTTCAAAAATAACCTCAATTTATTTTTGATTTTAATTTGTATTTTTTTAGAAAAAAATGTTGCGTTTTTTTTTTTTTTTTTTAAAAAATTAATAAAAGGGAGTAAATATTATGTTTGGAGGATTATTTTGATTGAAAAAAGTATTGAGAAAAGTCTAAAAAGATTTTTGAAAAGAAAAATTTCTGTTAATGAAAGTGTTGTTGTTAAATTTTTAATAACTGGTCTTATTGGAGCTACTCTTACTGCCTGTGGTGGCGGAGGAGGTGGAGGTTCTTCATCTGGAGGAGTAACACCACCTAAACCTGAAAATTCAATAAATGTTAATGAAGTATTTGGAAAGACTGAAATAACTGATAAAAAAGAAATAATCCTTGTTGGAGAAAAAACAGATTCTACTATTTCTAACAAACCTGCTATCTCTGCAAAAAATTCTACTGTAACTAATGAAGCTAATCTTAATCTTTCTGGAAAAAAAGTAACTGCTATTTCTGGTGTAAACTCTAATATCATCAATAAAGCTAATATCACTCTTAATGGAGAAGGAGCTACCGCTTTAAAAGGTGAAACTGATACAGTTTTAAAAAATAAAGCTCTTGAAATTTCTATCCAAAACAATGGAAATATAACTTTAAATGGTAAAAATCAAACAGGTATTCTAGTTATTAGTAAAAATGGAAAAATTTCTGGAATAAATAAAGGAACTATTAATGTTAATGGGGAAAATGGTTCTGGTATGAAAGCTGATGGTAGTGGAGCTACTATAATTAATAATGGAAATATTAAAGTATCTCAAAACTTTATTGCTGAAACTCCAGATTTAGATCCTAGAACTCAAATGTCTAAAGGAATGTACATTTTAAATGGTGGTACTGGAACTAATAATAAAAATATAGAAGTTCAAGGTAGCTCTATTGGAATGTTCGCTGACGGAAAAAATTCTATAGCTACTAATAATGGTACTATTACATTAAATGGTAAAAATCCACAAAATGATGACTTTGTACCAACTGTTGGAATGGCTTCTATTAATGGTGGAAAATTAGTCAATGAAAAAAATGGTAAGATTATTTCTAACGTTAACAGTTCTATTGCTATGTATTCTGAAAATGGTACTATTGAAAATAAAGGTATAATTGAAATGAAGGGAAATGATAATGACGGTATTATTGGAGATAATAGTAACATAATTAATAACGGAACTATCATTGGTACTGGAAACAATATTGTTGGTATGGAAACTTCTGGAAAAGGATTTACAGCTACTAATAATAAAGAAATAACTCTTTCTGGAAAAGACAGCTATGGAATGAGTGCTATTGAAGGAGCTACTGCTAAAAATGAGAAAGGTGCCACTATCTCTATCAAAGGAGAAAATTCTTTTGGAATGGTAGCAGAAGATTCTGGCTCAGAAATTATTAACAATGGAAGTATTCAAATAACTGGAAATAATTCTGGCGGAATGATTGCCGAAGCAAATACAATAGCTATTAATAATAATGATATTACTATTGGTGGAAATAATAGTTTTGGTATGATTGCTGAAGATCCTGATTCTAAAATTCTTAACAAAGGAACTATTACTGTTGGTGGAGATAACTCTACTGCTATATATGGTTACACTGAAAATTCTGTTGCTAAAACAGAAAGTGAATTAGAAAAATTAGCTCCTATTAATGAAGGAAAAATTGAGATAACTGGAACTAATTCTATAGGTATAAATGTTCACACAGAAAAACGTGATAACAAAGATGTATGGGGATTTGTAGGAATAAATAATGAAAGAGCTACTATTACTGTTGGCGGAAGTGAAAATACTGGTATGTTTGGACATAATAGTGATATTATGAATAAAGGAAACATCAATGTAACAGGAAAAAATTCTGTTGGTATGAAAACAACTGGTCTTAGTTTTGCTGATAACAAAAATTTTATAACTATTACTGGTGAAAATTCTACTGGAATGTTAGCTGAAAATGGTGGAAGAGTTTCTAATGAAGAAGGTGGAACTATCAAGGTTACTGGTAAAAATTCTTTTGCTATGAAAGCTAATGGTGTTGGCTCTTCAGCTAGAAACGAAGAGGGAGGTAAAATTGAGGTTAATGCAGGAAACTCTGGAATAATTGTTACAAATGGAGCTAATGCTCTAAATGATGAAAATGCTACTATCTCTATCAGAGGAGATAATTCTATTGGAATGTTAGCTAAAGATTCTGGTTCAAATGCTAACAACAATGGAAATATCGAAATAACTGGAAATAATTCTGTTGGTATGTTAGCTGAAAATGGTGGAAAAGTTACAAATGAAATTGGCGGAACTATAAAAGTTAATGATAAAGATTCTTTTGCTATGAAAGCTGACGGTACTGGTTCTCTAGCTACAAATAAAGAAGGAGCTATTATTAATGGCGGAGGAATGTTTGCTACTAATGGTGCAGAAGCTAATAACGAAGGTACTATTGAAATTGATAGAAATCTTGAAATTTCTCCTGATTCAGAACCTGTAACAGAATATCTAAAAGATTTCTCTTTTGCTATGAAAGGACTTGGAAACAATAGTTTAATTAAAAATAATGGAGATATTAATATAAAAGGTTCTACTGTTGGAATGTATACTAAAGACGGAGAAGCTATCAATAATGGAAATATAAATATTGGTGGTGATATTCCTAATGACGGAAAAGAATATAAAACTCCTATTGGAATGATTGCTGAAGGAAATGGAATAGCAACTAACAATGGAACTATCACTGGAAGTGGTAATGGCGATATTCAAGGAATGTTTGCTTATAATGGTGGAACTGTTATTAATGGAGAAAATGGAAAAATTAATCTAAAGGGAGAATCTGTAACTGCTCTTAATGGATTAAATGGGACTGTAATTAATAAGGGAGAAATCACAGCCAATGGACACGTAATGGAACTTTCTGGTGGTCAAGGAATTAATGAAGGTACAATAACTATTACAACTAATGATGACTCAGCTATATTAGCAGAAGATAATGCTAATGTAACTAATGAAGAAACAGGAATTATTGAAGTTTCTGGAGATTATGTTATAGGTATTGATGCTAGTGTAGATCCAGAAGATGTTGAAAGTGGAAATATTATTTCTGGAGTTCAATTGGTAAATAAAGGTACAATAGAAATTACTTCTGAAAATTTAGAAATGAATCCAAATGAATTTGGAGAACAACATTCTACTGGAATTTATTTAGGAACAAATGACGGAACTGCTACTGTTAAAAATAGTGGAAACATTACAATGGCTGGAAATAAATCTGTTGGTATCTATGCTTATAATGGAAAAATAGAAAATAGTGGAAAAATTTCTGTAACTGGAGATATGGGAACAGGATTATATATTTCTGGTGATAATGGTTCTGCTATAAATAATGGAGAGATTACTACTACAGGAGATAATAGTGACGGTATGTTAGCTAAATTAAACACTACAGCTACAAATAATGGAACTATCAATATTAATGGAAATAATAGTTCTGGTATGAATGCTAGTCAAGGTGCTACTATAACTAATAATTCTAGCGGAATTATTAATATTAATGGAACTGGTTCTAATGGAATGTTTGTTGCTAACAATTCTATTGCTACTAATGACGGAACTATTAAAGTAACTCAAGATTTTATTCCTGAAACTGATAATTTAAATCCTAGAATTCAAATGTCTAAAGGAATGTATATTTTAAATGAAGGTACTGGAACTAATAATAAATCTATAGAAGTTCAAGGTAGTTCTATTGGAATGTTTACTGATGGAAAAAATGCTAATGCTATTAATAATGGTACTATCACATTAAGTGGTAAAAATTCACAAAGTGATAAATTTGTATCAACTATTGGAATGGCTTCTATCGGTGGTGGAAAATTAGTTAATGAAACAAATGGTAAGATTGTTGCTAAAGTTAATAGTTCTACTGCTATGTTAGTTGAAAATAGTTCTGCTACAAATAATGGTTTAATAGAATTAATGGGTAATAATAATGAAGGTATTAGCGGAGCTTCTAATAGTAACATAACTAATAATGGATCTATTACTATTGGTGGAAATGATAGTTCTGGAATACGTGTTGTAGAGGGAGCTACTGCTACAAATGAGAAAAATGCTACTATCTCTATTACAGGAGATGAATCTATCGGAATGAAAGCTAAAGATTCTGATTCTAAAATTCTTAACAAAGGAACTATTATTGTTGGTGGAAATGATTCTTCTGCTATGTATGGTTATGCTAAAAATTCTATTGTTAAACCAGAAGATGAACTAAGAAAATTAGCTCCTACTAATGAAGGAACTATCAATATAACTGGAACTAATTCTAGAGGTATAGATGTTATTGCAGAAAACCGTACTGACAAAGATACGTGGGGATTTGTAGGAGTAAATAATGAAGGAGCTACTATTAATGTTGGTGGAAGTGGAAATACCGGTATGTTTGGAAATAATAGTGATGTTGTAAACTATGGAAATATCAATGTTACTGGTAAAAACTCTTTCGGTATGATGACAACTGGTCTTAGTTTTGCTGATAACAAAGGTGTTATAACTGTTACTGGTGAAAATTCTGTTGGAATGTTAGCAGAAAATGGTGGAAGAGTTACAAACGGAGAAGAAGATAGAAATGTCGGAGTTATTAATGTCAATGGAAAAGGTTCTTATGCTATGAAAGCTGATGGTTTTGGTTCTAAGGCTCTGAACGAAATAGGAGGAACTATTAATGTAGGTGCTAATGCTAGTGGTGGAATATTAGCTACTAATGGTGCCACAATTTCTAATGAAGGTACTATCAATATAGATAGTTCTCACGGATTAACTGCTGATACTAAAGTGGGATTTGCTCTTCAAACTCAAGGGGAAGGTTCAACAATAATAAATACAGGAACAATTAATGCTGATGGAACAGTTACAGTTACTTCAGGAACTAATTATGTTTTAGGAACTACAAAATCTGGTTCTTATGGTAAAATCTCTGCAAAATCTATTAACTTAGACGGAAATGTTATTGTTGATTCTACTATTGCCTCTGTTGACTTTAAAGATAGTTATACATTAGACAATGCTATCTCTTCAGAAGAAACAAAGCTTGGAAAAGATTTTAAAGTTTTATCAAATACTATGTTATACAATGCAACTGCTAAAAAAGATGATTCTAAAAATAATCTTGATGTTGAACTTTCAAGAAATGAAAACAATCTTGTAGATTTCACTTCAAAAGAATATGACAATTTAGCTAGTGTATTTGATAAAGGTATCAATGATAAAGAGTTTAGAGATACACTTTCTGATGAGGCAAAAGAAGTATTAAA is a genomic window containing:
- a CDS encoding autotransporter outer membrane beta-barrel domain-containing protein, with the translated sequence MIEKSIEKSLKRFLKRKISVNESVVVKFLITGLIGATLTACGGGGGGGSSSGGVTPPKPENSINVNEVFGKTEITDKKEIILVGEKTDSTISNKPAISAKNSTVTNEANLNLSGKKVTAISGVNSNIINKANITLNGEGATALKGETDTVLKNKALEISIQNNGNITLNGKNQTGILVISKNGKISGINKGTINVNGENGSGMKADGSGATIINNGNIKVSQNFIAETPDLDPRTQMSKGMYILNGGTGTNNKNIEVQGSSIGMFADGKNSIATNNGTITLNGKNPQNDDFVPTVGMASINGGKLVNEKNGKIISNVNSSIAMYSENGTIENKGIIEMKGNDNDGIIGDNSNIINNGTIIGTGNNIVGMETSGKGFTATNNKEITLSGKDSYGMSAIEGATAKNEKGATISIKGENSFGMVAEDSGSEIINNGSIQITGNNSGGMIAEANTIAINNNDITIGGNNSFGMIAEDPDSKILNKGTITVGGDNSTAIYGYTENSVAKTESELEKLAPINEGKIEITGTNSIGINVHTEKRDNKDVWGFVGINNERATITVGGSENTGMFGHNSDIMNKGNINVTGKNSVGMKTTGLSFADNKNFITITGENSTGMLAENGGRVSNEEGGTIKVTGKNSFAMKANGVGSSARNEEGGKIEVNAGNSGIIVTNGANALNDENATISIRGDNSIGMLAKDSGSNANNNGNIEITGNNSVGMLAENGGKVTNEIGGTIKVNDKDSFAMKADGTGSLATNKEGAIINGGGMFATNGAEANNEGTIEIDRNLEISPDSEPVTEYLKDFSFAMKGLGNNSLIKNNGDINIKGSTVGMYTKDGEAINNGNINIGGDIPNDGKEYKTPIGMIAEGNGIATNNGTITGSGNGDIQGMFAYNGGTVINGENGKINLKGESVTALNGLNGTVINKGEITANGHVMELSGGQGINEGTITITTNDDSAILAEDNANVTNEETGIIEVSGDYVIGIDASVDPEDVESGNIISGVQLVNKGTIEITSENLEMNPNEFGEQHSTGIYLGTNDGTATVKNSGNITMAGNKSVGIYAYNGKIENSGKISVTGDMGTGLYISGDNGSAINNGEITTTGDNSDGMLAKLNTTATNNGTININGNNSSGMNASQGATITNNSSGIININGTGSNGMFVANNSIATNDGTIKVTQDFIPETDNLNPRIQMSKGMYILNEGTGTNNKSIEVQGSSIGMFTDGKNANAINNGTITLSGKNSQSDKFVSTIGMASIGGGKLVNETNGKIVAKVNSSTAMLVENSSATNNGLIELMGNNNEGISGASNSNITNNGSITIGGNDSSGIRVVEGATATNEKNATISITGDESIGMKAKDSDSKILNKGTIIVGGNDSSAMYGYAKNSIVKPEDELRKLAPTNEGTINITGTNSRGIDVIAENRTDKDTWGFVGVNNEGATINVGGSGNTGMFGNNSDVVNYGNINVTGKNSFGMMTTGLSFADNKGVITVTGENSVGMLAENGGRVTNGEEDRNVGVINVNGKGSYAMKADGFGSKALNEIGGTINVGANASGGILATNGATISNEGTINIDSSHGLTADTKVGFALQTQGEGSTIINTGTINADGTVTVTSGTNYVLGTTKSGSYGKISAKSINLDGNVIVDSTIASVDFKDSYTLDNAISSEETKLGKDFKVLSNTMLYNATAKKDDSKNNLDVELSRNENNLVDFTSKEYDNLASVFDKGINDKEFRDTLSDEAKEVLNNVFANTTSGQNIQNRLKEISGVEYTNIARQIFDTKDIFKSYDSSIINTLNDYQFNFNFIGNYSDVEAKGNLLGYESQMTGISGAMKFNDSLYGVIGYGYNDIDFDGKSEGNIKSVHTGIYKDMKLNSFDVRLGVFGEYNFHEVERDLTNEIAKGDFNSYLLGTTGEISQRFGDSLYIKPTLSLDVTYGKYEDFTEDGAKGYNLTVDSQDYTSIVPAVEVKVGKDFKMASIYSAVKFGYEFGDMNKLQYAKLGEFDKKTLPFTDEIENAQTDVKVGTAFEFNNFTFNAEVGKDFGKRDREYITAGFTYTF
- the ruvC gene encoding crossover junction endodeoxyribonuclease RuvC, which translates into the protein MKILGIDPGTAIVGFSILEYENSKINLIDYGCIYTDKNLPMEERLLIIFNELEKIIQKYSPEHMAVEELFYFKNNKTVISVGEARGVILLAGMKNNLKISEYTPLQVKIGITGYGKADKKQVQLMVKTLLKLKEIPKPDDAADAIAIAITHINSFNNLQFNTSFSSNISTKALTKTKMSAKEFRELMINK
- the gltS gene encoding sodium/glutamate symporter; this encodes MLQIKLDMFQTLAFTVLLIWLGDYLRKKFPILKKYCIPSAVVGGLLFAIIACVLYVNGIMEFKFDSKTTNTLFYCLFFAASGAAAGLSLLKKGGKLIVIFSILAAATAFLQNVVAVGLGKVLGIKPLIALMTGSIPMTGGHGNAASFAPIAEQMGATGAVEVAIAAATFGLISGCIVGGPLGNAIVQKYGLKGNSTAEEIAEMEKANQKEFVMNKARSLNAACLMFIACGFGATLLVILKRVLPGVNLPIHVLCMLGGLIIRLVYDNFIGEDEALYESIDTLGEISLAMFVTMSIMTMKLWQLADLAIPMFILLIAQVVFISLFAVLISFRLLGKNYDAAVMAVGHTGFGLGAVPVSMATMKTVCDKYGYSKIAFFVVPVIGGLISNFTNAAIITFFLNMFK
- a CDS encoding alpha/beta hydrolase; protein product: MKKAIIYIHGKGGSSFEINQYKESCLGFDMIGIDYNEYLLWIVEKQIKSVYEKVEKTYEEIYILANSIGAYFAMHTLQNSNIKKALFISPILDMKQLILNMMNWANVSEEILCEKKEIPTDFKETLSWKYLCFVRENPIIWNIPTEILYAEKDNLTSHETVDKFIKNHNAHFTVMENGEH
- the uvrA gene encoding excinuclease ABC subunit UvrA gives rise to the protein MLDKLIIKGAREHNLKNIDVEIPKNKFVVVTGVSGSGKSSLAFDTIYSEGQRRYVESLSAYARQFIGQMKKPEVDSIEGLSPAISIEQKTTNKNPRSTVGTVTEIYDYMRLLFAHIGIAHCPICGTPVDRKSIEEIVDSIIEKFDEKSKLIILSPVVKEKKGTHKNLFLNLVKKGFVRARVNGEILYLEDEINLDKNERHTIEVVVDRLVLKKGDREFETRLNQSVETATELSEGKVIINSNGEDYLYSENYACPYHEDVSIPELTPRLFSFNAPYGACPHCNGLGQNLEIDPNKLIIDKKLSINDGGIYIPGASTRKGWTWAMFQAMCKTFNIDCDIPVKDLSKEKIDIIFNGTDKRYRFDYEGKDFSFHGLREFHGIIKGLEKRHKESFSESQKEEIENKFMIEKECKYCHGKRLKPEVLAVTINGKNIIEICEMSIKETLEFFNGITLTEKQEKISKEILKEIRERLNFMINVGLDYLSLFRATKTLSGGESQRIRLATQIGSGLTGVLYVLDEPSIGLHQRDNDKLLESLTRLRDIGNTLVVVEHDEDTMNQADWILDLGRGAGEFGGDLVAFGTPSDIKNNPNSLTGEYLNGTKKIEVPDKRRTFEKTIKLFGAKGNNLKNIDVEIPLGVMTVVTGVSGSGKSTLINQTLYPILFNELNNGKLYPLAYDKIEGVENLDKVIDIDQTPIGRTPRSNPATYTKVFDEIRDIFAQTKDAKMKGYEKGRFSFNVKGGRCEACQGAGILKIEMNFLPDVYVECDVCHGKRYNKETLEVYYKGKTISDVLDMSINEAYEFFKAVPSLERKLKVLVDVGLGYIKLGQPATTLSGGEAQRIKLATELSKVSSGRTIYILDEPTTGLHFDDVKKLLEVLERLVEKGNTVVVIEHNLDVIKTADYIIDIGPEGGNGGGTIVKIGTPEEVARSRKSYTGKYLKKYLKK
- a CDS encoding superoxide dismutase, which encodes MSKYPFSLRELPYEYTALEPVISKTTIEFHKDKHLNAYTNNLNDALSKAPELQNLELEEILSHLDRVPKDLLAPVTNNGGGVYNHNFYFEALTSQNTTELKGDLKDKIVEDFGSVENFIDEFKKAAATVFGSGWAWLVLKDGKLEVIKTANQETPLKDGYVPLLTIDVWEHAYYIDYQNLRPTYIEKYMTIINWDLVAERYNKAK